The Sedimentisphaera salicampi genome includes a region encoding these proteins:
- a CDS encoding sulfatase has product MNKISRRKFLQRTSAAVAATAAANFGYAMPENKPNIVFLFADQLRYASCGYAGDEKAHTPNIDKMARDGANYRQAVSSMPVCSAYRASLFTGKYTSSTGMVINELRMNPNHRCIGHVATDAGYNTGYIGKWHLYANELGDHYNPDNSFIPRGKHRLGFDGYWAAYNFHHDYYGGAAYYHTESKEKIHYEDNKFEPDAQTDMAIDYIKKNSKSNKPFYLTVSYGTPHDPWQPNNVPEEYMDMYKDVEFDPPKNYSQKKDPYGDGWSNVDQNPEKLQNWMRCYYAMTANLDWNIGRIMSSLKDQGLLENTIVVFTSDHGEMFGGHGRMKKNIFYEEAARVPFLVYWKGKTKPVATDVCMNTVDIMPTILDLAGLKTEIPDEVEGVSLANAALGEKCPAEPEAAFLMNTGACAVWANGHEWRAMRSPKYTYGVFRGGGRDNLPRKEVFYDNKKDPYQQNNLVNDPGHKKEVERFRRMMMAKMIELNDDFPASTWYREHWTQNRIIKASARGKFKTI; this is encoded by the coding sequence ATGAATAAGATATCAAGGCGAAAATTTCTTCAGCGAACCTCTGCTGCTGTTGCAGCAACAGCAGCGGCGAATTTCGGCTATGCTATGCCGGAGAACAAACCGAATATTGTTTTTCTGTTCGCTGATCAGCTCAGATACGCTTCCTGCGGATATGCAGGCGACGAGAAGGCGCATACTCCAAATATCGACAAGATGGCCAGAGACGGGGCGAATTATCGTCAGGCGGTTTCAAGTATGCCGGTATGCTCGGCTTACAGGGCTTCGCTTTTCACGGGGAAATACACCTCCTCGACCGGTATGGTGATAAATGAGCTCCGGATGAACCCCAACCACAGGTGTATCGGCCACGTGGCCACAGACGCCGGCTACAACACAGGCTATATCGGCAAGTGGCACTTGTATGCCAACGAACTTGGAGACCATTACAATCCTGACAATTCATTTATTCCCCGCGGCAAACACAGGCTCGGCTTCGACGGCTACTGGGCTGCCTACAACTTCCACCACGACTACTACGGCGGCGCCGCATATTACCATACTGAATCTAAGGAAAAGATTCATTACGAAGATAATAAATTCGAGCCCGATGCCCAGACGGATATGGCCATAGACTATATCAAGAAGAACTCCAAGAGCAATAAGCCCTTCTATCTTACCGTATCCTACGGCACTCCTCACGACCCGTGGCAGCCAAACAATGTCCCTGAGGAATATATGGATATGTATAAGGATGTCGAGTTTGATCCGCCCAAGAACTATTCTCAGAAGAAAGACCCATACGGCGACGGCTGGTCTAACGTAGATCAGAACCCCGAAAAGCTCCAAAACTGGATGCGCTGCTATTATGCTATGACAGCCAACCTCGACTGGAACATAGGCAGGATTATGAGCTCGCTGAAGGATCAAGGGCTGCTTGAAAATACGATTGTAGTTTTCACAAGCGATCACGGCGAGATGTTCGGCGGACACGGCCGTATGAAGAAGAATATATTCTACGAAGAAGCCGCACGCGTTCCGTTTTTGGTTTACTGGAAAGGCAAAACAAAGCCTGTTGCCACAGATGTATGTATGAACACTGTTGATATTATGCCCACCATCCTCGACCTTGCTGGCCTCAAAACTGAGATCCCTGATGAGGTAGAGGGAGTGAGCCTTGCGAATGCTGCTCTTGGTGAGAAATGTCCGGCAGAGCCGGAAGCTGCGTTTCTTATGAACACAGGGGCATGTGCAGTATGGGCAAACGGCCACGAATGGCGGGCAATGAGAAGCCCGAAATACACTTACGGCGTATTCAGGGGCGGCGGAAGAGACAATCTTCCAAGAAAAGAAGTTTTCTACGACAATAAGAAAGACCCTTATCAGCAGAACAACCTTGTCAATGACCCGGGGCACAAGAAAGAGGTTGAAAGGTTCAGAAGAATGATGATGGCCAAGATGATAGAGCTCAACGACGATTTCCCCGCCTCCACATGGTACAGAGAACATTGGACTCAAAACAGGATTATCAAGGCCTCTGCAAGGGGTAAATTCAAGACTATATAA
- a CDS encoding glycoside hydrolase family 88 protein, which yields MRQLTIFLFVFISGFSIAASSQDYVSVSGSGGWCWFGDPRGVCYNGNVYTGWVSGDGSIFAGKYNIESGITDTYNLHPKFQKDDHNNPSVLITPSGKIAMFYTKHGGGPMYMRVTHRPEDISVWDVEQEIKNFNHPENRGITYPNPYMLSEEDNRVYMFWRGINYEPTVSYNDDVYNVKTWSKPEQLFKSGPHPEHGRNVRPYTKIASNGKDEIHFVFTDGHPRQWPENSIYYMYYKAGNFYNAEDKKIGSIENLPIEKSKASVVYKADKQKGRGWNWDVALDSSGNPVIVYARMPEETDHRYHYARWDGSKWVDNKICDAGKWFPQTPKGKKEREPHYSPGIALDHSNPNVVYLSKRRINGNLEIYRYETENLGKTWNTESVTENSAYGNVRPYVIRNHPEDGPALMWEQIHYYQHYTKFNAAIKIDVLRDERNLSAEKPSARSVRNYMRRVADWQIKNPSRHHTADWTHGALYAGMTEWAEMAADDKYFDYLIEMGERNNWAPHRRKYHADDFTVCQMYLKLYEKYREKKMIEKTRQRLDWILKNRSDVEIVPFSGKTQERWSWCDALFMAPPVWAKMAAITGEKKYENFMIEEWKYTTEKLFDKKENLYYRDSRYFDKREKNGEKVFWSRGNGWVMGGLVRTMEYLGKDHPQIGYFENLYKKMARKIASIQQPDGLWHSSLLDPETYSTPESSGSGFYLYALAWGVNHGLLEREEYLPHIMKGWNSLSSNVHSDGMLGYTQPIGADPRNITEEQTEVYGVGAFLLAGSEVYKIAVEEKISEAQELRVSNYANVDVSYGAVSIDPDEIRGIDLSKAGVISAENYKISQTQLVDNDLDGEMDEFLFQASLDAGESKKYFIIKDAKITLPNLRTYSRYVPERKDDYMWENDLIGFRAYGPKLAKEGANSGFDCWLKEVEYPTTNNRYFTAQHGRTYHSYFGEGYDPYHVGSSAGCGGLSLWENGRRVHSSVYDEYKRIANGPIRSIFELTYDDSWKRNGKSLKEIKRFTIDLNSWFTKIESSFSGEDASSQQFAVGITTHNGKASAELGIASILCSEMIDGTYLGAGAVLAEPQPEKTMEIRVDKPDQSHAFIITEPTDKPIVYYTGFGWEKQGIETEEQWQEEINELKERIKNPLKVEIHK from the coding sequence ATGAGACAGCTAACTATCTTTTTGTTTGTTTTTATTTCAGGGTTCTCTATTGCAGCGAGCTCTCAGGATTATGTGAGCGTAAGCGGCAGCGGCGGCTGGTGCTGGTTCGGCGATCCTCGAGGAGTATGCTATAACGGCAATGTCTATACCGGCTGGGTGTCTGGAGACGGCTCAATATTTGCCGGCAAATATAACATCGAATCCGGCATTACAGACACTTACAACCTGCACCCGAAATTCCAAAAGGACGACCACAACAACCCCTCAGTGCTTATTACCCCTTCCGGAAAGATTGCCATGTTCTACACAAAGCACGGCGGAGGCCCGATGTATATGCGGGTAACTCACAGGCCGGAAGATATAAGCGTTTGGGATGTCGAGCAGGAAATCAAGAATTTCAACCATCCGGAAAACAGGGGAATAACATACCCGAATCCCTATATGCTCTCAGAAGAGGATAACAGGGTGTATATGTTCTGGAGAGGCATAAACTACGAGCCTACAGTTTCTTACAATGATGATGTTTATAACGTTAAAACTTGGAGCAAGCCGGAGCAGCTTTTCAAAAGCGGCCCTCACCCTGAACACGGCAGAAATGTCCGGCCTTACACTAAAATAGCTTCAAATGGAAAGGACGAAATCCACTTCGTCTTCACCGACGGCCACCCAAGGCAGTGGCCGGAGAACAGCATTTACTATATGTATTACAAGGCTGGAAACTTCTACAACGCCGAGGATAAGAAAATAGGCTCTATAGAAAATCTGCCTATTGAAAAATCAAAGGCAAGCGTTGTTTACAAGGCAGATAAGCAAAAGGGCAGAGGCTGGAACTGGGATGTAGCTCTGGACAGCAGTGGCAATCCGGTAATTGTTTACGCCCGTATGCCCGAAGAAACAGACCACAGATACCATTATGCCCGCTGGGACGGCAGCAAATGGGTTGACAATAAGATCTGCGATGCAGGCAAATGGTTCCCGCAGACACCGAAGGGCAAGAAAGAGCGGGAGCCGCATTACTCCCCCGGAATTGCCCTCGACCATTCTAATCCGAATGTGGTTTACCTCTCAAAAAGGCGGATTAACGGAAATCTCGAGATATATCGCTATGAGACAGAAAATTTGGGTAAAACATGGAATACCGAATCGGTTACCGAAAACTCGGCCTACGGGAATGTCCGTCCGTACGTTATCCGCAATCACCCCGAAGACGGGCCCGCCCTTATGTGGGAGCAGATACATTACTACCAACATTACACAAAATTCAATGCAGCAATAAAGATTGATGTTTTAAGAGATGAAAGAAACCTCTCGGCTGAAAAGCCTTCTGCAAGGTCTGTTCGAAACTATATGAGGCGCGTTGCAGATTGGCAGATTAAAAATCCCTCCCGCCATCACACCGCCGACTGGACACACGGCGCTCTTTACGCAGGTATGACAGAATGGGCGGAAATGGCCGCAGACGATAAATATTTTGATTATCTGATAGAGATGGGCGAGAGAAACAACTGGGCTCCCCACCGGAGAAAGTATCACGCCGATGATTTTACCGTATGCCAGATGTATCTTAAGCTTTATGAGAAATACCGCGAGAAAAAGATGATTGAGAAAACCCGCCAAAGGCTCGACTGGATCCTCAAGAATCGCTCAGATGTTGAGATCGTTCCGTTCAGCGGAAAAACTCAGGAGAGATGGAGCTGGTGCGATGCGCTGTTTATGGCCCCGCCTGTTTGGGCGAAGATGGCAGCTATTACAGGCGAAAAGAAATACGAAAACTTTATGATTGAGGAGTGGAAATATACCACCGAAAAGCTCTTTGATAAGAAGGAAAATCTTTACTACCGAGACTCCCGCTACTTCGACAAGAGAGAGAAAAACGGCGAGAAGGTCTTCTGGTCTCGCGGGAATGGCTGGGTAATGGGAGGCCTCGTGCGCACAATGGAATACCTCGGCAAAGACCACCCGCAAATCGGCTACTTCGAAAATCTATACAAGAAGATGGCCAGGAAGATTGCCTCAATCCAGCAGCCCGACGGTCTCTGGCATTCGAGCCTTCTTGACCCTGAAACATACAGCACGCCCGAATCCAGCGGCTCAGGCTTCTATTTATACGCCCTCGCATGGGGCGTAAACCACGGCCTGCTGGAGAGAGAAGAATACCTGCCCCATATTATGAAAGGATGGAACAGCCTCAGCAGCAACGTTCATTCAGATGGTATGCTCGGATACACCCAGCCAATCGGGGCAGACCCAAGAAATATCACCGAAGAGCAGACAGAAGTTTACGGCGTAGGCGCGTTCCTTCTTGCAGGCTCCGAGGTGTATAAGATTGCCGTTGAAGAGAAGATTTCTGAAGCCCAGGAGCTTCGGGTTTCCAATTATGCGAATGTTGATGTGAGCTATGGGGCTGTTTCCATTGATCCGGACGAAATTAGAGGGATAGATCTGAGCAAAGCGGGAGTTATCTCGGCGGAAAACTATAAAATCTCTCAGACTCAGCTTGTGGATAATGATCTCGACGGGGAAATGGATGAGTTTCTCTTTCAGGCCAGCCTTGATGCCGGCGAAAGCAAAAAATACTTCATCATCAAAGACGCTAAAATAACTCTTCCAAACCTAAGAACTTACAGCAGATACGTGCCTGAGAGAAAAGATGATTATATGTGGGAAAATGACCTGATCGGTTTCAGGGCGTACGGCCCGAAGCTCGCAAAAGAAGGAGCAAACAGCGGCTTCGACTGCTGGCTCAAAGAGGTTGAATACCCCACTACAAACAATCGCTATTTTACCGCCCAGCACGGCAGAACCTATCACTCCTACTTCGGCGAGGGCTACGACCCGTATCACGTGGGCTCATCAGCCGGCTGCGGCGGCCTATCGCTCTGGGAAAACGGCAGACGAGTTCATTCCAGCGTTTACGATGAATACAAACGCATTGCAAACGGGCCGATTCGCTCAATCTTCGAGCTCACCTACGATGATTCGTGGAAGAGAAACGGAAAAAGCCTGAAGGAAATTAAAAGGTTTACCATTGATCTAAATTCATGGTTTACGAAGATTGAAAGCTCTTTTTCCGGCGAAGACGCAAGCTCTCAGCAGTTTGCTGTAGGGATTACCACGCACAACGGCAAGGCTTCCGCTGAGCTTGGAATAGCCAGCATCCTTTGCTCTGAGATGATTGACGGCACATATCTTGGCGCCGGAGCTGTGCTTGCAGAGCCTCAGCCTGAAAAGACTATGGAAATCAGGGTTGATAAACCCGATCAGAGCCATGCATTTATCATCACTGAGCCCACCGATAAACCCATAGTTTACTATACAGGCTTCGGCTGGGAAAAGCAGGGAATTGAAACAGAAGAGCAGTGGCAGGAAGAAATTAACGAGCTTAAAGAAAGAATAAAAAATCCTTTGAAAGTTGAGATTCATAAATAA
- a CDS encoding sulfatase: MQRRVFLKSAGVAAVSLAGLGSGNLFAKPAKKPNIVFFLIDDLGWTDLSCFGSEFYETPHIDALCKRGMKFTDAYAACPVCSPTRASIMSGKYPARLNTTDWFGAPQPYNVQRHWTRNKPLLPAEYKERLPLEEKTMAEAFDENGYNTYFLGKWHLGPEGFWPEDQGFDVNVGGGHAGNPGSYFAPYTKVNDLPAPKGEYLPERLRKEAAKLVRKDQKGNPFLLYFSMYSVHTPLQTKQVLKKKYKEKKKNMGISNEWITQSGRRVRGVQEHEVYAGMIEAMDNSVGKVVEALKEEGLYEDTVFVFMSDNGGLSTSEGRPTCNLPLKCGKGWMYEGGIREPMFVVWPGVTEPGSVCDFPVTSTDFYPTLLEIAGLPLQPRQHVDGVSFVPLLKGEKKLERKAIFWHYPHYGNQGGSPSSAVRCGDYKLIEWFESGKLELFNLKEDIGEKNDLADKMPSKAKELHKMLVDWRKEVDAKMPMQNPRHKG; the protein is encoded by the coding sequence ATGCAAAGACGAGTTTTTCTCAAATCTGCCGGCGTTGCGGCGGTTTCACTTGCCGGCCTTGGCAGCGGAAACTTATTCGCAAAGCCTGCCAAAAAGCCTAATATTGTTTTCTTCCTGATAGACGATCTCGGCTGGACAGACTTAAGCTGTTTCGGAAGCGAGTTTTACGAGACACCTCACATAGATGCCCTCTGCAAAAGAGGAATGAAATTCACAGATGCCTATGCCGCCTGCCCTGTATGTTCTCCCACAAGGGCGAGCATTATGTCCGGCAAGTATCCGGCAAGGCTCAATACCACAGACTGGTTCGGAGCCCCGCAGCCTTACAATGTTCAGAGGCACTGGACAAGAAACAAGCCTCTCCTGCCCGCAGAGTACAAAGAGCGTCTCCCGCTTGAAGAAAAGACTATGGCAGAGGCGTTTGATGAAAACGGCTACAACACATACTTCCTCGGTAAATGGCATCTCGGCCCTGAGGGCTTCTGGCCGGAAGACCAAGGGTTTGATGTGAACGTTGGCGGAGGCCATGCCGGCAATCCGGGAAGCTATTTCGCCCCTTACACTAAAGTGAACGACCTTCCAGCTCCCAAGGGGGAATATCTGCCCGAAAGGCTGCGGAAAGAAGCAGCAAAGCTGGTGCGCAAAGACCAGAAAGGCAATCCCTTCCTTCTCTATTTCTCAATGTACTCTGTCCATACGCCCCTTCAGACAAAGCAGGTGCTCAAGAAGAAATACAAAGAGAAGAAAAAGAATATGGGAATTTCCAACGAATGGATTACCCAGAGCGGAAGAAGAGTCAGAGGAGTTCAGGAACATGAAGTGTATGCCGGCATGATTGAGGCGATGGATAATTCTGTGGGCAAAGTTGTGGAGGCTCTAAAGGAAGAAGGGCTCTACGAAGACACTGTGTTCGTTTTTATGAGCGATAACGGGGGGCTCTCCACCTCCGAAGGACGCCCAACCTGCAATCTCCCGCTCAAATGCGGAAAGGGCTGGATGTATGAAGGCGGGATCAGAGAGCCGATGTTTGTAGTATGGCCGGGAGTTACAGAGCCCGGGTCTGTTTGCGATTTCCCAGTTACCAGCACGGACTTCTACCCCACGCTTCTTGAGATAGCCGGCCTGCCCCTGCAGCCCCGGCAGCACGTTGACGGCGTTAGCTTTGTACCTCTTCTCAAGGGCGAGAAAAAGCTTGAGCGCAAAGCAATCTTCTGGCACTATCCCCATTATGGAAATCAGGGCGGTTCGCCTTCCTCAGCGGTTCGCTGCGGCGACTACAAACTCATCGAATGGTTCGAGAGCGGAAAGCTTGAGCTTTTCAACCTCAAAGAAGATATCGGCGAGAAAAACGACCTCGCTGATAAAATGCCCAGCAAAGCAAAAGAGCTGCATAAAATGCTCGTTGACTGGCGAAAAGAGGTGGATGCAAAGATGCCTATGCAAAACCCGAGGCATAAAGGCTGA